The region GAATCAAAGCCTGCGGCAGTGGATCGGCGAAAAGCCCGTCCGGCCTTGTCTCCCCTTCGGCGATCAACGGCGGCGCCGTGCGCGTAAGCCCGCCGGCGACGAAGATCAGCAGATTGGCGGCGTTGCCGAGGAGGGCGAGACCGAGAATGAGCTTGACGATGCTGCGCCGCAGCATCAGGTACAGCCCGGCGGCGTACAGCACGCCAACCGCAACGGCCAGGACCGGTTCCACTATTCCTCCATCAGTGAAAAAACGATCGTCAGCGTGACGCCGGTCACGACCATGTAGACCCCCGCGTCGAACAGCAGAGGAGTCCCGATTGCGATCCGGCCGAAATTCTCCGTCGACCACACAAGCCACCGGCCCGTAAGAAACGGCTGCCGGTCGAGAATCCCGACGATGCCGCCGCCGGCGGCGGTGAGCAGTCCCAGCCCGGTCAGGACGATCGGGTCGATGCGCAGCGCCCGGCGCGCGGCCTCGATGTCGTAGGCGATCGCGCAGAGCGCGAACGCTCCGGACGCGACCAATCCGGCGACGAAGCCCCCGCCGGGCTCGTGATGGCCGCGGATGAGCAGGAAGATCGAGAACAGCAGGAGCAGCGTCAAGATGAGCCGAGTCGCTGTTTGCAGGATAAGCGACTTCACGATATTCCCTCGCCGCGCCCGAGCTTCAGAAGGGCGAAAACGCCGATCCCGGCGGCGGCCAGGACGGTGATCTCTCCGAGCGTATCCAGCGCGCGGAAGTCGACCAGGATGACGTTGACGATGTTCCGGCCGTGCGCCTTCGGAACGCTGCCTTCTGCGAAATACCCCGAGATGGAAGGTTGCAGCTGGACTTCGGTCGCGATCATGACAAGCAGGGTCATGAGGCCACCCGCCAGAAGCGCCACGACCGCGTCCCGCAGCCGCGCCCCCGGCGGCGACGAGGTCGCAAACCGCGGCAGAAAATAGAAAACCAGGACGAACAAAATCACCATCAGGGTCTCGAAAAGGAACTGCGTCATCGCCAGATCCGGCGCGCCGAAAAGGATGAAGATCAGCGCGAGCCCGTAGCCGACCACACCCAAAGCCGCGACGGCGCCCCACCTCGAATCCAGGGATGCCGTCGCCAAGGCGGCGGACATCACCAGCGCCGCAAGCGCCAGTTCGTAGAAGCGAAAATCCGACCACGCCGGATTCAGGCTCAGCGGGGCCGACCGCAGCAATGGCGCTCCGACGGCCGTGAGCGTCGCCGCAACAACGGTCAAAAGGTAATAACGCAGGTAGCCGTTCTGCAGAAGGCGGGTCTGCGTGCTCGCCGTGGCGTACAACGCTTCGAGCCCGCCCTCGTACCACCGCTCGGGTCCCCAGCGCTCGATCACGCGGATCCATCGCGGTTGCAGCGACCATCGTCGCCGGGAGGCGAAAACCGCGATGCCCCCGGCGAACGTGACGAGGCTCAGAAAGAAAGCCGGGGTAAAGCCATGCCAGAGTACCAGATCCACATCGACCGGCTTTCCTGCGATCGCCCGGGACGCGCTCGCCAGGAGCGACTCGTCGACTAAATCAGGCGCGAGGCCAAGCAGCAGTCCCGCGCCGGACAGCACGAGCGGTCCCGACCAAAGAGCTGTGGGGCCCTCGCGAGGCTTTCCAGGCGCGAGAAGCCGCCCGCTGAAGAACGGTTGGACGACCACGATCGCGGCCAGCGCGAAGAACAACGCGCTGGTCAGCGCGGCGGCGACCAGAAGAAGCGGCTCGCCGTCGGACAGCGCCGCGTAAACGCTCTCCTTGCCGAGGTATCCGAGAAACGGGGGCAGGCCCGCCATGGAAAAGGCCGCCAGGGCCGCTGCGGCCGCAGTGATCGGCATGGCTTGCCGCAGACCGCCGAGCCGGCTCACGTCCCGCGTTCCGGTTTCATGGTCGACGACACCCGCAATCAAGAACAGCGCGCCCTTGTAAAGCGCATGGCCGAACAGGAACACCGCCGCTCCGGCAAGGGCCTCAGGCGTGCCGACACCGAGGAGGAAAGTCATCAGTCCCAGGGCGCTCACCGTCGAGTAAGCGAGTATCCGCTTGAGATCCGACTGCCCGAGCCCCAACCATGCCGCCGAAAGCATCGTGACTCCTCCCACCACCGTCAGGCTTTCCGACCAGAGCAGCGTTCCACCGAGCACCGGATTTAGCCGGCCGAGCAGGTAAATACCGGCCTTCACCATCGTAGCCGAATGGAGATAAGCGCTCACCGGAGTCGGCGCCTCCATGGCGTTCGGCAGCCAGAAATGAAACGGAAACTGGGCCGATTTGGTGAACGCCCCCGCCAGAGCGAGCGCCAGGACCGCCGGGTAGAGCGGGTGCGCGCGAACCGAGCCGGCCGCGCTCAAGAACTCGGAATACTCGTAGCTGCCCGTGACCTGGCCGAGCAGAACGAACCCCGCTAGTAGAGCGAGTCCTCCCGCGCCCGTCACGAGCAGGGCTTGCAATGCACCGGCTCGCGCTCGGTCGCGCTCGTGCTCGAACCCGATCAGCATGTAAGACGCAAAACCGGTCAGCTCCCAGAACACGAAAACGAGTAGCAGATTGTCGCTAACGACCAGGCCGAGCATCGAGCCCATGAACAAAAGCAGATACGAATAGAAGCGACCCAGCTCGGGGTGCCCGCGGAGATAAGAGCCCGAGTAGATCAGGACGATGCCGCCGACCCCGCTGATCAACAGGGCGAAGAGGAGGCTCCACCCGTCCACGTAAAACGACAGCCGAAGCCCGAGGCCGGGCACCCACGGATAAGAAGCGGAGAGCGGAGTCCCCGCGGCGATCCGAGGGAGGAGGGTTGCGAAATAGAACACCAGGGAAAACGGAAGCAAGGAGGAAAGAACGCCGGATGCGTTGCCGGCGAATCGGTGAAGTGCCGGCGCCAGGATGGAAAGCGTAAAAATGGAAAGCAGGACTGCGAGAACGTCCATTGCGCGACCGTTCGACGGCCGTCTGCTCGACGGCCTAAGCCCTTGTAAACTTTAGAACCGGGCCGATCAAGACCGCGGGCGGGAATTTTTCAGCGAATACCGCAGGTGAAAACCGGCCGACCTCGAACTTTGGAAGCCGGCACAGGCGCCGCCGCGCGCCGGCTAGAGGCCGACGCGCGCGTGGGCCAGGATCGAATGGATCGCGAGCGAGAGAGCGACCGCGAAAGAAGTGCCGAAGAGCGAAAGCGAGAGGATGCGAAGGAGCGTGACGTCCCGCTCGATGCGTTCTTTGTCGTAGCGCCACAGGGTGCCCAGGAAGAGCGCCGCCAGCACGACGAGAGAGAAGTCGATGACCGGGTGCGCGTAGATCAGCAGCCATCGCGAGCCGGGATGATTTTCCGCGAGCCATTCCGAAAGCCCGGCCCGCGGCAGATCGAGGAGCCATCCCCCGTAGAGCACGTGGAAGACGGACAGCGGCAGCACCGCAAGCCCGACGTAGACCACCGTCATCGCCAGCCGCAGCGTCGCCCAGCCTCGGGGAAAGCCGACGAGCGTCATCACGTACACCGCGATTCCCGTGCCGATCGCCCAGCCGACCACCTGGCCGTACGTGGTGCCCAGCACGATCAGAAAGCCCGTGACGGGATAAAGCGTCTCGGGAACCAGCCCCCGACCGGCGCCGAGCAAGTCCCACGCGGGCTTGCTCGCCGCGACCACGATCAGCAGGACGAGCGCGGCGGCGCCCGCGCCGATCAGGACGGGCTGCTTGAGCAGCTCCACCCAGGGTCGGTAATCCACGGTCTCGAAGTGGAACTCGCGCGTGGCATCGGCGCGGCTCATGGCGTCCTCCTGTTCCGGCCCGGCGGGGCAAAAGGGGCGAAGTCCCCCCGGCCGCTTCCCTTCAGCATCGCGATCGAACCGTGGCTCGCGGAAACCAGGGCGAGGTCGATCCTGCCGTCGCGGTCGAAGTCGGCGGCGGCGAGAGCGATGATGTCCTGCCCGACGCGCAGCGGCTCGCGCATCGTGAAGCCGCCCCTGCCGTCGCCGAGAAAGACCGAGATCTCGCCCGCCGTCCGGGCCGATCCCGCGAGATCGGAAATGCCGTCGCCGTTCAGGTCCGCCGCCGCCAGGCCGTGCGGATTGTTCCCCGTGGACACGGCGCCCGTCTTGCGCAGCGCGCCGCTGCCGTCTCCGCGGAGCAAAACGATCGCGTCTTCTCCGGCGCACGCGACCGCGAGATCCTGCTTTCCGTCGCGGTCCCAGTCGCCCTGCACCACGTAGTGCGGAAACCGGCCTGCCTCCACCCTCGCGGCCGCGCGGAATGTCCCGTCGCGCGTGCCGAGAAAAACGAAAAGCATGTGCCGGGCGAAGGTGCCCACCACGAGGTCCGGAATCCCGTCGCCGTTCAGCTCGACTCTCGTAACGATGTGGGGCGCGCGGCCGACCTCGTAGCTCGCGGCTTTGCGGAAATTCCCGCCGATATTTTCCAGCACCACCAAGCGCGCTTCCCTGGGCTGGGTCACGGCCAGATCGGGGCGCCCGTCGCCGTTCACGTCCAGCGCAGCGACGGACGCCGGCCCGTCGACCTCCGGGATGTCGGCGGCCCTGGAGAATTTTCCCTTGCCGTCCCCGAAATACAGGCTGAGATTGCCGCCGCCGGTGTTGGCGGTGACCACGTCCACCTTGCCGTCGCCGTTGAAATCCCCCGTCTCGACCCAGCTCGGGCCGATGCCGGTCGTATACGCGTGGTTGGAGCGGAAGTTTCCCGTCCCGTCGCTCAACAGGATCGCGACCTTGCGCTCGGCCGCCGCCGGGACCGCGACGTCGGGAACTCCGTCTCCGTCGAAGTCGGCCACTGCGATCGCGTGCGGCACGAGCCCGACCGCTTCGTGGCGGCTCGACGACGGGGAAGCGTGCGGCGGAGCATTTCCTGCCGAGCCGGCCGCGAGAGCTCCCGCGGCGAGCAAAAGGAACCCGGCGAGCGCGAACGGGCGCGACGCGGAAATCGTCATGATTCTTTCTTGCCGCCGAGAGTCCGCAAGTAGGCCACGATGTCCCAGACCTCCTGCTCGCTCAGCTGAAAGGCAAAGGGCGGCATCAGCCGGGTCTTTCCCACCGCCTCGCCCCCGCCGCGGACGATCTCGAAGAGATAGCGGTCAGACCGCATGGGGACGACCCGGGTCAGGTCGGGAACCGGGATCGGCGGCTTTTCGACCCGTTTCGACCAGTCCCAGCCCGTGCCGCCAGCGCCGTGACAGAGCACGCATTTCTCGGCGTACAATTCCCCGCCCTTCTCCGCGTCGCCGGCAGTTGCGGCCGCCGACAGGACCGCGGCGGCCGCCGCGAGCAACGCCGCCCCCGATCCACGCCTCAGCCGAGCCCCGGCGGTGGCAACGGAATCGGCCATGTCGAAGGGGTGAACGAGAGCGGAGCTTTGATGTCTCCGCCCCACACGACGACGAATCGCAGGACGGCTCCGCCGGTCAGAACCGAGACGAATTTCACGAGCGCAACGGCGTTGGCGGCCGTGCGGCCGCCGGGCTCCGCCGCGAATTCGATCAACGTCAGCGCTATGGGGAGCGCGAGCGCCAGGCCGACCACGCCGATCCAGAACCAGCGCGCCAGGTCCCGCCCGTGGGGCAGTCCGTAAAAAACCCGCGGCGTCGCGGCGACACTGACCGCGCCGGCGAGCGCTGCTTCCGCGGTTCCCCGGAAGAGAGCCGAAGGATAGGCCGGCCCTCCGGTCACGTAACGATAGGCGAGCCGCCGGCCGTTCGGCGCCAGAAACTCCCCGCCGGTCTCGAGATTCAACGGCAGGGGAAGGCCCGTCCGTGGAAGACTGTCGATCGCCACGCTTTCCTTCGGACCGAGCCCTGCGGCGACCTGCACCGCCTCCGGGTGAGACGGGCCCAGATAGACGTTGTAGGCCACTCCGAGCCGCCGCGGCGTTGCGATCACCAGCCGGCTTCCCGGCTTGCTGATCTCGATCAGGGTGTCGGCGGACATTCCCTCCTCGGCGCCGGTCGCCTGCCCGACCCAGGTGACCACCGCGACATAGGTTCCGGGCGCCAGCGCGCCTCCGGGCTCCACCTTGTACTGGAAGCGCTGGTTCGTCGGCGCGCCTGCGTGCCCGGCGAGCAGCCCGTCGTTGCTGAGATCGCGCATGAACCGGTACAGCTCCCATCCCTCGAGAGCCAGGAAGCACAGTAGTGCGACTCCGATCGCGCGCAGGGCGGGCCGCGGCTGGAGCTCCGGAAGCCCGAGCCACGGCCAGGCCAGCAGAGTGAGCAAGCCGGCTCCCGCCAGCCCGGTGTTCAGGCTCGAGGAGAGAAAGAGCGTTGGCAGATGGTCAGGGGACCAGAGCGGCACGTAAGTCGCTCCGCTCAGGAGAAAGCCCGTATAGGTCGACAGCAAGGCGAGCAGGGGAATGCCGATCACCGCCACGACGCGGCGCAGCCGCGGAAAGACGCGAAAGAACCAGAGCGCCGCGTAAAGAAGCGCGAGCGGCGCGCTCGCGCCGAGCACCCATCCTCCCCACGTCATCCAGGAGTTGTAGTTGGTGAAGAAAAGCGGAAAGCCGAAGCCCCGTTCCGGCTTGCCCAGGTGGGCGGTCAGAAAGATCCCCGCCAGCGCCAGAACCGGGATGACCCCGTACGCCGCGATGCGCGAGACCGCGAGCGCTCGCGTCGACCGGATGCCGACGAGGTCCGCCACGGCCGCCACGACGAACATCCCCGCGGCCAGCCCCCCGAGAAACAGATAGAGCGGCACGAGCGGATTGTGGCTCCATTTTTCCTGGAGAAAGACGATCGCGTCCATAGAACCCCGCATCGGACGGGCCGGCCCCGTCCGGGAGAGTCTCGACCCGCTTCCGGGAGCCCCGCGCTACGACCCCTTGCCGTAGGCGGTCTCCCAGCCCCAGGCGCCCGCGCCCGCGCCGCGCGCCGCCGCCCGCTGGCGCACGACCTTGGCCACCTCTTCGGCGTCTCCGGCAACGAGCGCTTTGGTCGAGCAAACCGAAGCGCACATCGGCAGCTTGCCCTCGGCGATGCGGTTGGAGCCGTAGAGCCGACGCTCGCGCTCGGAGAACGGCACCTCCGGGCCACCGGCGCAGTAGGTGCACTTGTCCATCACGCCGCGTGCGCCGAAGGCCGAGCCCTTCGGGAACTGCGGCGCCCCGAACGGGCAGGCGTACAGGCAGTAGCCGCAGCCGATGCAGGTCTCCTTGTTCAGCGCGACGATGCCGTCGGGGCGATGGTAGAGGGCGTCGACCGGGCAAACCGCCACGCACGGCGCCTTCGAGCAGTGCATGCATGGCACCGCCACGTTGGTCTCTCCCGGCTCCCCTTCGTTGATCGTGACCACGCGGATGCGCGCGATTCCCGGCGGAACGTTGTTTTCGTTCTTGCACGCGACCTCGCAGCCGCCGCACTCGATGCACCGCTTGGTGTCGATGTAGAACTTCATGCGGGCGCCCGAGATGCTGCCCAGCGACGGGAGCGCGTCCCTTGCAGGAATGGTGGTTTGTTGCGCCATATCGGCCTCCGTCCTCAGGACCGCTGCGGCTTGCTGATCCGGCACAGCCCGGTCTTGGTCTCCTGCATCTGCGTCACGCGGTCATAGCCGTAGTTGGTGATGACGTTGGCGGACTCGCCGATCGCGTACGGCACCGTCCCTTCGGGGTACTTGCCGGCGAGCGACCGCCCCTCGAACATCCCGCCCCAGTGAAAGGGCATGAACACGGTGTCCGGGCCGACGCGCTTGGTAACCTTGACCTTGACCCAGACGCGGCTCGGCCGCCCGTCGAGATCCTCGGGCGACTCGAGCCAGCAGTAGTCGCCGTGGCGCAACCCGTGGTCGTTGGCGACCTTCGGATGCACCTCGACGTAGACCTCGGGGTTCAGCTCCACCAGCCACCAGGAGTTGCGCTCGGCGGCGCCGCCCCCTTCCATTTCGACCACCCGGCCGGTCGTGAGGATGAGCGGATACTGCTTCACCCAGTCCGGCCTTTGCAGGCTCTTGTAGAGCTGCGGCAGCCGGTAGTGCTCCTTGACGTCGTCGTAGGTCGGCCACTTGACGATCAGGTCGGGCCGCGGGCTGTGGATCGGCTCCCGGTGCGTCGGCACCGGGTCCGGGATGTTCCACGAGTTGAACCGCGCCCGGCCGTTGCCGAACGGGCTCCGGCCTTCGGCCAGCGCCCTCTTGATCGCCTCCTGCGTGAGATCGCGGGCGTAATCCTTTTCGGCCGGGTATCCTTCCTTGGGCCCTCCCGGAGGAGCCGAGCCCTTGGCGGCGAGCAGGGTCTTGCCGTCGGGCGCCTTGGGCCCCCACGTCGCCCGGAAGCCGCAGCCTCCCTCGGATACGGGAATGTCGTTGCGGTACAGGATCGGCGTCCCGGGATGCTTCTCGCTCCAGCACGGCCACGGCAAGCCCCATTGCTCGCCGTTCACCGGACCGCCGATCGCTTTCTTGGTCCTGATGTCGAAGACGTGCGCCCACTCTTTCTGGCGCTTGAGCCGCTCGGGAGTCTGGCCGTTGTAGCCGATCGAGAGGCAGCTCATGTTGATCTCGCGCAGCACGTCCTCGAAGGTCGCCTCCGGCAGCGTCCTCACGTTCTTCATGCTCGCCGGCACGCCCTTCCAGTCTCCTTTCATGTTGTGGATGAACTGCTTCTTGAAGCCGAGGCGCTCGGCGAGATCGATCATGATCGCCAGGTCGGGCCTGGCCTCGAAGACCGGATCGACCACCTTGTCGCGCCACTGGAGATCGCGGTTGGTGTTGGTGGACGACCCCCACTGCTCGTAGTTCGTCGCCGCCGGCAGGAGGTAGACGCCGTCCTTGCGGTCGGGCAGCACGGCGGTGTTGGTCACGAACGGATCGACGTCGACGATCAGATCGACCTTTTCGAGCGCCTTCTTGACGCGGTCCATCTGCGACATCGAGTTCGTCGAGTGGCCCCAGAACATCACCGCCTTGAGGTTGACCTCCTGGCCGAGCTGCTTGGGATCGAGCAGCACCCCTTCGTACCAGCGCGCGACCGTGAATCCCGGCTTCTCCATCATCTTCTTGTCCTTGAAGCGGGATACCAGCCACTCGAGAGGCACGTCCCACACCTTGGAGTAATGCTCCCACGCGCTCTCGCCGATGCCGTAATAGCCCGGCAGGGTCTCCGGCCCGCCGCCGACGTCGGTCACGCCCTGAATGCTGTCGTGCCCGCGGAAGACGTCGCAGCCGCCGCCCGGCTTGCCCATGTTGCCCAGCACCATCTGGAGATGGCAGTAGGTCCGCACCACGCCCGTGCCGTGGTTGTGCTGCGTTCCTCCCATCGCCCAGATGACCGTGCCGGGGCGGTTTTCCGCCATCGCCCGGGCGACCCACTCGATGTCGGCCGCCGGAACCCCGGTGATGTCAGACGCGGTCTTGAGGTCGTACTTCGCCACCTCCTTCTTGAGCCCTTCGAAATCGTAGGTCCGCTCGGCGATGAACTTCTTGTCCTCCCAGCCCCTGGCCAGGATCACGTTGATCAGGCCGTAGACGAAGGCCACGTCGGTGCCCGAGCGCAGGCGGACGTACTTGTTGGCGAAGGCGGAGGTCTTGGTGAAGCGCGGGTCGACCGAGATGACGACCGCCCGGTTGTTCTCCTTCGCGGTGAGAATGTGCTGCATGGAGATCGGGTGGTTCTCCGCGGGGTTCATGCCGATGATCATGATGCTGCGGCTGTTGCGGATGTCGTTCTGGTGATTCGTCATCGCCCCGTACCCGAATACGTTGGCCAGACCGGCCACGGTGGTGGAGTGTCATATCCGGGCCTGGAAATCGGCGTTGTTGGTCCCCCACATCGCCGCCCACTTGCGGATGGCGTACCCGTTCTCGTTCGACTGGTGGGCCGAAAAATTGATCTGGAGGATGTCGGGGCCGTACCGCTTGCGCAGCTCGAGCAGCTTCGCGCTGATCTCCGACAGCGCCTGGTCCCACGAGAGGCGCTGCCACTTGCCGCCCGCGAGCTTCATCGGGTAG is a window of Candidatus Zixiibacteriota bacterium DNA encoding:
- a CDS encoding Na+/H+ antiporter subunit C, with amino-acid sequence MEPVLAVAVGVLYAAGLYLMLRRSIVKLILGLALLGNAANLLIFVAGGLTRTAPPLIAEGETRPDGLFADPLPQALILTAIVIGFGVLAFSMVLAYRAHQIVGADDLDRMKGTDT
- a CDS encoding Na+/H+ antiporter subunit B; the encoded protein is MKSLILQTATRLILTLLLLFSIFLLIRGHHEPGGGFVAGLVASGAFALCAIAYDIEAARRALRIDPIVLTGLGLLTAAGGGIVGILDRQPFLTGRWLVWSTENFGRIAIGTPLLFDAGVYMVVTGVTLTIVFSLMEE
- a CDS encoding putative monovalent cation/H+ antiporter subunit A; this translates as MDVLAVLLSIFTLSILAPALHRFAGNASGVLSSLLPFSLVFYFATLLPRIAAGTPLSASYPWVPGLGLRLSFYVDGWSLLFALLISGVGGIVLIYSGSYLRGHPELGRFYSYLLLFMGSMLGLVVSDNLLLVFVFWELTGFASYMLIGFEHERDRARAGALQALLVTGAGGLALLAGFVLLGQVTGSYEYSEFLSAAGSVRAHPLYPAVLALALAGAFTKSAQFPFHFWLPNAMEAPTPVSAYLHSATMVKAGIYLLGRLNPVLGGTLLWSESLTVVGGVTMLSAAWLGLGQSDLKRILAYSTVSALGLMTFLLGVGTPEALAGAAVFLFGHALYKGALFLIAGVVDHETGTRDVSRLGGLRQAMPITAAAAALAAFSMAGLPPFLGYLGKESVYAALSDGEPLLLVAAALTSALFFALAAIVVVQPFFSGRLLAPGKPREGPTALWSGPLVLSGAGLLLGLAPDLVDESLLASASRAIAGKPVDVDLVLWHGFTPAFFLSLVTFAGGIAVFASRRRWSLQPRWIRVIERWGPERWYEGGLEALYATASTQTRLLQNGYLRYYLLTVVAATLTAVGAPLLRSAPLSLNPAWSDFRFYELALAALVMSAALATASLDSRWGAVAALGVVGYGLALIFILFGAPDLAMTQFLFETLMVILFVLVFYFLPRFATSSPPGARLRDAVVALLAGGLMTLLVMIATEVQLQPSISGYFAEGSVPKAHGRNIVNVILVDFRALDTLGEITVLAAAGIGVFALLKLGRGEGIS
- a CDS encoding VCBS repeat-containing protein encodes the protein MTISASRPFALAGFLLLAAGALAAGSAGNAPPHASPSSSRHEAVGLVPHAIAVADFDGDGVPDVAVPAAAERKVAILLSDGTGNFRSNHAYTTGIGPSWVETGDFNGDGKVDVVTANTGGGNLSLYFGDGKGKFSRAADIPEVDGPASVAALDVNGDGRPDLAVTQPREARLVVLENIGGNFRKAASYEVGRAPHIVTRVELNGDGIPDLVVGTFARHMLFVFLGTRDGTFRAAARVEAGRFPHYVVQGDWDRDGKQDLAVACAGEDAIVLLRGDGSGALRKTGAVSTGNNPHGLAAADLNGDGISDLAGSARTAGEISVFLGDGRGGFTMREPLRVGQDIIALAAADFDRDGRIDLALVSASHGSIAMLKGSGRGDFAPFAPPGRNRRTP
- a CDS encoding cytochrome c; the encoded protein is MADSVATAGARLRRGSGAALLAAAAAVLSAAATAGDAEKGGELYAEKCVLCHGAGGTGWDWSKRVEKPPIPVPDLTRVVPMRSDRYLFEIVRGGGEAVGKTRLMPPFAFQLSEQEVWDIVAYLRTLGGKKES
- the nrfD gene encoding NrfD/PsrC family molybdoenzyme membrane anchor subunit codes for the protein MDAIVFLQEKWSHNPLVPLYLFLGGLAAGMFVVAAVADLVGIRSTRALAVSRIAAYGVIPVLALAGIFLTAHLGKPERGFGFPLFFTNYNSWMTWGGWVLGASAPLALLYAALWFFRVFPRLRRVVAVIGIPLLALLSTYTGFLLSGATYVPLWSPDHLPTLFLSSSLNTGLAGAGLLTLLAWPWLGLPELQPRPALRAIGVALLCFLALEGWELYRFMRDLSNDGLLAGHAGAPTNQRFQYKVEPGGALAPGTYVAVVTWVGQATGAEEGMSADTLIEISKPGSRLVIATPRRLGVAYNVYLGPSHPEAVQVAAGLGPKESVAIDSLPRTGLPLPLNLETGGEFLAPNGRRLAYRYVTGGPAYPSALFRGTAEAALAGAVSVAATPRVFYGLPHGRDLARWFWIGVVGLALALPIALTLIEFAAEPGGRTAANAVALVKFVSVLTGGAVLRFVVVWGGDIKAPLSFTPSTWPIPLPPPGLG
- the fdh3B gene encoding formate dehydrogenase FDH3 subunit beta, whose protein sequence is MKFYIDTKRCIECGGCEVACKNENNVPPGIARIRVVTINEGEPGETNVAVPCMHCSKAPCVAVCPVDALYHRPDGIVALNKETCIGCGYCLYACPFGAPQFPKGSAFGARGVMDKCTYCAGGPEVPFSERERRLYGSNRIAEGKLPMCASVCSTKALVAGDAEEVAKVVRQRAAARGAGAGAWGWETAYGKGS
- a CDS encoding formate dehydrogenase subunit alpha; protein product: MKLIRTDGNGGRQPSGQPGPAIDRRRFLAAAGLGGLGASLAALAGPSLVRETEAQGRRQPQPPKLEQHKTICTNCAVGCGLIGEVQNGVWVSQEPWFEHPINQGSLCSKGAAAREKVVNEKRLRYPMKLAGGKWQRLSWDQALSEISAKLLELRKRYGPDILQINFSAHQSNENGYAIRKWAAMWGTNNADFQARIUHSTTVAGLANVFGYGAMTNHQNDIRNSRSIMIIGMNPAENHPISMQHILTAKENNRAVVISVDPRFTKTSAFANKYVRLRSGTDVAFVYGLINVILARGWEDKKFIAERTYDFEGLKKEVAKYDLKTASDITGVPAADIEWVARAMAENRPGTVIWAMGGTQHNHGTGVVRTYCHLQMVLGNMGKPGGGCDVFRGHDSIQGVTDVGGGPETLPGYYGIGESAWEHYSKVWDVPLEWLVSRFKDKKMMEKPGFTVARWYEGVLLDPKQLGQEVNLKAVMFWGHSTNSMSQMDRVKKALEKVDLIVDVDPFVTNTAVLPDRKDGVYLLPAATNYEQWGSSTNTNRDLQWRDKVVDPVFEARPDLAIMIDLAERLGFKKQFIHNMKGDWKGVPASMKNVRTLPEATFEDVLREINMSCLSIGYNGQTPERLKRQKEWAHVFDIRTKKAIGGPVNGEQWGLPWPCWSEKHPGTPILYRNDIPVSEGGCGFRATWGPKAPDGKTLLAAKGSAPPGGPKEGYPAEKDYARDLTQEAIKRALAEGRSPFGNGRARFNSWNIPDPVPTHREPIHSPRPDLIVKWPTYDDVKEHYRLPQLYKSLQRPDWVKQYPLILTTGRVVEMEGGGAAERNSWWLVELNPEVYVEVHPKVANDHGLRHGDYCWLESPEDLDGRPSRVWVKVKVTKRVGPDTVFMPFHWGGMFEGRSLAGKYPEGTVPYAIGESANVITNYGYDRVTQMQETKTGLCRISKPQRS